Sequence from the Equus quagga isolate Etosha38 chromosome 15, UCLA_HA_Equagga_1.0, whole genome shotgun sequence genome:
AGTCCCGCACACGAGAGACGCTCCGCAGCAGGAAGGGGTGCAGGGGGGCCATCCACACTTCCTTGCCCTGGCCCAGCTGCTGGCCCAGGTTCCCGATGCTCTGCACGGCCTGGAGCAAGGGGCAGGGCACGCCAGGGCCACGGTCACCACAGGGGGAAGGGCCCTCTGTGGACCCCGAACACAGCCCCAGGGTCCTGGCTCCCAAATCAGTGCTCACCAAAGGAGAAGACTCATAGCAGCACCTGCTCTGAGCAATATCTGCCCCTCCCTGTGCACAGATATGCACCCCCAGTGCCCGTCTTCTGTTCCCTCCCAAGCCCAGATCCCCCCACCCAGGACTGCTGATCACATCATCCATCCTCTGGAGCCCATCAGAGCCCCAACAGGTGACCACTTTGCAAAGGATGGTCTAATTCATACTAAGGCGTAAATGACTACCAGCCTGCTTCccactttcctccttctctgggtCGTGTTGGGGTCTTCTGTGGTCTGCCCCCCTGCTCTGGTCCTACTATGCTCTTCCCTGACTAAGGACACCCAGCAGGGGCCTCTGCTGCTGGTACCTTGGCAAGCAGCAGCAACGAGCGGCTGGTCTGGGGGTCTGCGTGCTGGTCCCGGAGGTCGAACAGCTTCGGGGTGAGGATGGCAGGCGCGAAGAATCGCAGGAAGAGAAAGCCGCTGATGGCCAGGTACTTCACGTCCTGGTGAGAGGAGAAGCCGGTGAGAGGGGCCGCCAGACCCACTTcccagctggggaaactgaggcagcaagGACTATAGATCAGTGGTGCAAGGGGAAGTGGGATGGGAGATGGGTCAGGTGGCCATACAGGTCTGCCAAAGGggcttttcctctctgggcctcagtttctccacctggaaAATGGAGTAACAACACCCATCCTGCACAATCAGATTTAGCCAAACATCCTCAGAGTCCGCTGTGTGCCAACCACTGTACTCAGGGCACAGCCCTATGAGGGAGGCACCACCATTcttctcattctacagatgaggaagcagaagctcagagaggtcaagtgacttgcccaaggtcacacagctgctgagtAGAGGAGGCAGGACTCCAACCCAGATCTATGATTTCTGATAATAATAGCAACAGGCCAGATCCTTCTGCACACATTTGTTTACTTAATACTCACTTTATtatatctccatttcacagaggaggcaactgaagcccagagagggacagtcacttgcccaaggccacacagctgtaagtggcagagccaggatttgaccccAGGCTGGAATTGAACTCTCTGCTCTTCACCACACTCTCCTGTATTTGACACCAGCTGCTGCGGTGCGCTAGCTGGGGGTTGGGAACCAAGCCTGGACTATGACATCTAATGCTCACACAATCCCAGTGAGGGGGCGGAGGGAGATGCTATTATCTCCGTTTTCCAGACGAGGACACTCAGGTCCCTGCGCCTGGCCCATGTGCCCCCAGccacagcctctgcctctgcACACTGTGAAGGACGGTGCCTGTCCGTGCgagccccaggccaggcctgcTGCAGGGAAGCCTGGCCCCCCAAGCTCAGGGAGACTGGAGAGAGGGCGGCCCCTCCCACGGCACCGGCCCCCGCCGCTCCCCCCATCCCGCTCCCCCCACTCGCCGGCTATCTTTAGCCCGAGTCTGTGCTCCAGCCTTTATTTAGGGGCTGTTTTCACACCTGAGACCTGCCTCCTGGGCACCTCTGGAGGAGCTGGGTGCCTGGAGGGTCTCACCCCAACCCGCCGTCTGGAACCCTGAACTGCCCCCCACAGCCACCCCGCCCCCCCGGCCGCCCTGTCCCAGCGTAATTTTAGCCTTTGACATCAGCTCATTAACTTCCTCCTTTCTCGAGAAGGAGGAACAGATGTCAGAGCGGCAGAGATGGGGTCCCCTGGGCTCCCCCATCCACCCCCCCGGCCTGTGACGGTCCCGGCTCCCTGCCCACGGCCTCTGCCCACCCTGGGGGCCGAGAACTGGGGGACACTTGGCGTCCCTGATACTGGCCCCTCCAAGGGCCAGGCTGGCTGGGGAGctggcctccccctccccttgcctcctccctgtgtcccACTTAGCACCTCTGCCGGCAGCCCAGCTGAGCACCCGGCAAGCTGGGTGTCACCAAGCCACGTCCCAGTTTGGAGGCCCAGAGCTCACTCCTCAGCGGGGGTGAGGGAGACAAGGGCGAGACCCCAGCTGGGGGGCCACAGGCCTCCGTTTCAGTCCCCAACCCCTGGCCCAGacccttgacctctctgggcctccgtttccccatctgtaaacaggaagtggggagagatggggcatcaatcaattaaaaaatgagagctGGCACCTAAAATCCAGAAtactggcttaaaaaaaaaaaaaattctgcagatCTGGCAATCCTACATGGCTATCACTGATTGTCCAGGCCTGCTCCCACCAGACAAGCTGTGGGATCCGGTTCGCCACAGGCCCTACCACTCCCTACCGCCCCACGCCTCAAACACTTGGTTCATTTCCTCACCTGCCTGAGCCCTGTAGCACCTGAGTTTTCAACTTCCGTATCAATATTGGTAAAGCCCCagcccaggcatggacttacttTTAGCCTTTATTTTGAGTGTCTgctactgagtacctactgtgtgccagcttGCTCTCAATCTCACAGCCGGCATTTAAGATTCACTTATTTTGCACAGAGTCTATCACTTGGCGCTTATGAGCACAGGTGCAAGAGCCCGCCTGCCTGGATGGGGCCCATCCCAGCGCCACCCCTTCCTGGCTGTGTAACTTAACCCGcctgggcctcaggttcctccTCTGCGAAATGGAGCAATACAGGTACCCACCTCATAGGTGGATGTGAACACTGGATAATGGGTAACAACACGTAACGCACCGAAAACAAGGTCTGACCCGTGGAGAGGGCTGCATACAGTGTCAGCTGCTgcgattattatttttattaactattattatttctcctGGGTCCCAGACCCTGCAGAGAACACCGCCCCCACTTCTGCCAGACACACAGGCCTTCAGCGTGGGCAGCCGGGTTCTGTCCCCCCTCTGCCCTGACTCCGCGTGTCCCTGGACGAGCTGCTGCCCTCCGCAGCCTCGGTCTCCCCATCTGCCCACCTCGTGCTCCGTCTGCGGGAAGCGCTCCTCCACGCGCTGGTGCAGGTGCTTGAAGGCGAGGCGCATGACGGCCGGGCAGCGCCCTGCGGAGCCCACGATGGCGTCCACGATGGCCCCCAGGTAGCCCGTGAGCAGCCCCAGGCTGGCCTCCCGCACGTGCTCCTCTGAGGGTGCGCCCTTGAAGGAGATTCTCCTGGGGGAGCAAGTGGGGCGGCTGGGCCTCAGAGCTGGGCATCCCCCCCGCTCCACATCTTCCCCAGCCCCTACTGAGCCCAGCAACCCCGCCTGCCCACTCCACACCCTCCCCTCCTGTTCCCACCCGGCTTCGCGCTCCTGCTCCAACACGCTCAGCTCACTGTCCTCTCGGAGCCTGTGGACAGACTGTCCCTCTGCCTGCGACACTCTTGCCTCCACATTCACCTTATAcgtcacctcctcaaagaggccaTCCCTTCCTGGCCGCACATGATGCCAGACTCCAGTTCAGTGCATTTTCAGCACGGACGTGCCAGACACGTgatcccacctcagggcctttgcacttgctgttccggctgcctggaatgctcttccacCAGATCTGCATAcgactccctccctcacctccttcaagtctctgcttaAATGTCCCTTCGTCTGCAAGGCTGTCCCTGTGACCCTGTGGAATGTTGCAAGCTCCCCCTGCTCCTGGGCCCTCCTGACCCTTCCCGCTTTGTCTTCTTCATTCCACCCATCGCCTGCAATAGCCTCCTTCTTCAGTTTATTCTCTCTTCCACCCCCCCAGAAGAGGGGCTTGTGTCCATTTTTTCCCCACGGTGGACTCAGCTCAGCCAGTGCCCAGCATGTCGTGGGTCTTCAACCACTGTCGTGGTGAGTGGACAGTGGGACACTCCTCCATCTGCAATCgtctcattccttcctttctcattccCATATGGGTGGAGGGTCCGCCTTGCCCAGCCTCAGGCTGCAGACTCCCTGGCAGCCAGGCTGGGGTTCCCGGCCCCACTGTGTCCTGGACACGACGAGCTAAGCCCTGAACTCGCTGTGTCTGGCATCGTGTCATCTAATCGTAATGCAACCCAACAGATTAAGTAGCCTGATTGTTCCCATTTGACAgagaaggagactgaggctcagagaggtccccTTGCAAACAGGTGGCAGAGTGGAGGTCAGAACTCGGGACTGCCGGCTCCAGAGTCTGCCTGCCACCCTGCCAGGCCAGGGCCCCAGCTGCCCCTGCTCCTTGCAGGCACCCCCTGAGTCACTTGGTCCTCGCCAGACGTACCAGGAAAAGCCCTTGCCTTGGAGTTTCACAGATGAACTCTGCACTCCTGCTCAGGCCTGCTCAAATCCCCACTTTACAACTTCCCAGCTGTGCAACCTTAGGCAGGTGACCTCCCCTCTCTGAGGCTCGGTTTCCCTGCCTACAAAAAGGGGTCCAGATGCCTGCCTCTAGGGTGGTCGGAAGGTGGACAGCCCTGCTGGGCGGAAAGaccctctcctgtccccaccGTGGGCCCTGAGGGACTGCCAGCTAccagctccagtggcctggcGGGAGCAAGGCCTCCCACCCCGGCTGGAGGGGAAGGTCCTGGAAAGAGAGGCAGAGCCCACCAAGGGTGGAATGACCCCGTGCTTCCACCCAGGCTCCCAGAGGGCTCCGGGAGCCACTCCGCACGCAGACCGCTGCCCATCAgcggtggcagagctggggtttggcCCCTGGAGCTTGAGTTCAGAGTCCTTCCCTAACCACTGCCCCACCCGGCCTTCAGAGCCTCAGGccccagagaggctgggaggcGGGACGCAGAGCTCCTGAGCCGCAGCGCCTGAAGGAGAGGGTGGGAGTTGGCGTGGGCCCAGCCTGACGAGGCTCCAGGCAGGCAGGGGGTCGGGGGTTGGGGTCCCCCGGCCTTGCTCACCTGGTGCGGCCCAGCTCCATCTTGCAGGGGTCCAGCTCCATGTACTTCTTCTCCTCAAAGACGCGGCTGATGACCGGCTGCAGGACCTCGTGCAGGTAGGGCATGCCCACGAGCTGGGGGCGGAGGGGGCACCACACAGGGTGGGGCTGAGGGCGAGGCCGGGCTGTGCCTGTGAGCGGGGGGCCGGGGGACCCCACAGGGAGAGGCCCAGAGGGAGGCGGGGCCGTGccaagggctggggtgggggactCTACCTGGGGGCAGGTCAGGGCGAGGCCGGGCACCAGCCACCCCCCTCAGCTACCCGGGACCACCTGAGGGCAGCCAAGCTCTGGGCTCCGAGTGAGCACTGGGAAGGGAGTCCCCCCGAGGAAGCTGCCATCGGGCCCCACGGGGCCTTCACCTCCTCACCTTCATGAACTGTTCCATTGACTTAGATGCCAGGGAGTTGGAACGGAAGAGGGTGTTGGGGTcggctgggaggagagagaaaagggttTGCTGGGATTTGGGGGGGCCATCTCACCCCCGCCACCCAACGTGGGGTCATGATTCTTCCAGCCTCAGGAATCGAGAGGACTTGCACCATCAACTCTGTTCACAGTACAGAGGCCCAGAGTGGTTTAACAAGGttcttaaggtcacacagctcatgagTAGCAAAACCAGGGCCTGAACCAGGACTGTGCTCCCAGCTGGCTGGATGCACAGCACAGgggacaccacacacacacacacaggaacccCTGTCCTCTGCCCGAGGCCTCCCCATCCCCCCGCAGAGACCCCTCTGCAGACCTGCCCTTGAGGAGTGATGTTTGCAGGTCATGTGGCCAACTCACTGGTCCGTGCCACCTCACGCCGGGTGAGATAGTCCAGAAAGGGCCCGGCCAGGCCCTGGCCCAGAAACAGCTTCACCAGCCTGGTGGCAAGGTCCTGGCGGCAGTCCCCTGAGGTCAGCTCCTCCAGCACAGCCAGGGGGCTGGCAGCATCCTCCTGGGCAAgcacaggaggcaggagaggtggcCCTGGGACCCCAAAGCAGAAGAGCCCAGCTGGGGCTccctgagggaggaggcagcGGTGACCCAGACCCCCACCCGCCCGGCGGGACTGCTCGTCGGACGCACCCACCTCTGCCGGCCCCAGCACCGCCGTGGCAAGCAGCTCCGAGAGCGGCCGGTAGTACCGGGAGGGCAGCACGCGGTCCTCCGTGAGGCGCACCTTCAGCCGCAGGGCGCCCAGGCTGCCCCTGGAGGGCCAGAGCAGAGCGGGGGGGACAGGGACGTGTGGGCAGGGGCAGCTGGCCGGGGCGGCAGGGTGAGCACAGTCAGGAGCAGGGGGATTCCGCAGAAGGACAGGTGGGAACTGGTGTGGGCAGGTGGGAACAGGTGTGGGCAGATGTGGGCAGGTGGGAACAGGTGTGGGCAGGTGTGGACAGGTGTGGGCAGGTGGGAACAGGTGTGGGCAGGTGGGAACAGGTGTGGGCAGGTGTGGACAGGTGNNNNNNNNNNNNNNNNNNNNNNNNNNNNNNNNNNNNNNNNNNNNNNNNNNNNNNNNNNNNNNNNNNNNNNNNNNNNNNNNNNNNNNNNNNNNNNNNNNNNTGGGAACAGGTGTGGGCAGGTGGGAACAGGTGTGGGCAGGTGGGAACAGGTGTGGGCAGGTGTGGGCAGGTGGGAACAGACACCGACAGGTATGAACAGGAGTGGATAATGCAGACAGAGTAAAGAGATATGGCCAGTGTGCGAAGATGTGCCCAGTGAAACCCCGTGTACAGGAATGGACAGTGCAGACAGGTGTGGGCAGGTGTGGGCAGGTGTGGAAGGACCCAAGGCTCTGACCACACACCCACAAGTGTGAACTGACATGCTCACAGGTGGAGGGGATCGGGCGAACCACTTGGACACATGTAAACACACACCGTGGGCCATTTGACAAACATTTGTGAGATGAATGAGGGCAGGGACACGGTGACAGCTTGTGGCTGACGTGGGCACCATGACGACCTGCCCCCAAGCTGAAGATGGCACCCAGTGTGCTTCCagcctggcctcctccctccgCGCCCACATTTACCCAGAATCCTCCTCGGCTCTGGGAAAGGGCCGGAGGCGGAACCAGCCATTGGGGGGCTTCTGCTGCAGGACCTGAGGGGGGAACTCCACCTGTGGGGGGACACACGGACCCTCAGCCGAGCCCTGCCCTGCCGGGGCCAGGCCACCGGCCCTGGAAGGAGAGCTCAGCCTGCCCACGCAAGGAGCCATAGCCTGCCATAGCCTTCCAGGcgccacctcctgcccccaccgTGTCCCATCCACACGACAGCAGCGACACACCCTCCCCCTGCCAGGGCACTGAGGGCCTCCAGAGCACACTTAATTTACAGttgcggaaactgaggctcagagaggtggagtgatgcgcccaaggttacacagctgctAGAGACAGCATGTCTGGACTGAGTATATCTTCAGCTCTGTTTAGGGACACAAATTGCATCTAGCAAAAGGCTTACGGACAGTCCAGAAGAACCTGAGCCCCGTCCCCTCCCTTCTGAAATAACTTTAGAGAGACAGAAGTTGTCTCCCATTCAGTTCACCAATTTAAAGTAAATCATTCAACGGTTTTTAGCCTATTCTctgagttgtgcaaccatcaccactgatTTCAGAGCATTTTCTGTCAGCCCCCCAAagcctgtacccattagcagctGCTCCCCATCTCtcaccccaacccccagcccctggcaaccactactccactttctgtctctctggatttgccaattcaggacatttcatataaacagaatcgtACAATCACACAgattcttctgtgtctggcttctttcacttagcgtcatgttttcaaggttcatccgtgtcaCAGGATGTGTCAGCCCTTCActgctttttatggctgaatccTATTCCACTGTAGGGTGGACCACGTCCTGTCTGTGCATTCATCCCTCGATGGAGGTGTGCGGACTTTCCACTTTGGACCATTGTGAAAACACTGCTGTGCACATTCAGGGTCAAGTTCTGTCGTGTCCGTATGTTCTCATCTCTCCCGGGCACACGCCTACgagcggaattgctgggtccGGCGGTAACCCCATCTTTAACCATTTGAGGACCGGCCGGGCTGTTTTCCGAAGCggccgcaccattttacattcgcACCAGCAGCGCGTGACCGAGCCTCCCCCCCTCACCGTCTGCTCTCCTCTTCCCGCCTTTGGAAAACTGTCAGCCCTGAGTCTCCGTCCATCACTCCTGAGAGGCAGGAGCAGTCACACCCATTgcacagacggggaaactgaggttctagGAGAACCCAGCGGAGCGTGGCGTTTCCAGGAGCAGGAGTTAAGGGTTtggattctggagtcagagagacctgaactcaaatcctggctctgccgttTCTTTGTCATGTGACCATGGGAAAGTTACTTCACCACTCTGGACCTGTTTCCCCACGTGTAAAAAGGGGATGACGACAGTCCCAGCCTCAGGGGTGGCCACGAGGGTTATGTAAATGAGGTTATGTGGGAGAAGCgctcagcccagggccagcaCACGGCATCCTGGGTACTCTCATCCGGAAGAAGACTCCGGGCCCGCCctgtgacctcgggcaggttCCTGCACTTttgagagcctcagtttccccacctgtaccAGGAGCGATGCGACTCCATCACCCAGGCCGCCTTCACATCTGCCCTCCGGGGCCCAGGACGCCCAGCccgtctccctcctccttccccctcagtggcaatggggagccacagCGGGTGTTGGAGGGGGGCGCTCACCATGCCCAGGAAGTCGTTCTTGCCCACCATGTCCCAGTCCCAGAGCTCCACTCGCAGCGGGGAGGGGGCACCCAGTGCCGCCCGCAGCTCCAGCACCTCGTCCCAGCGTGGGAAGCGGGTCTTCTTGATggtctggggaaggagggggtgaggggggagCACCCACCACCGGCCCCCAGCCTCCCCGGCTCCACCCCACACTCACCGACGTCTCCACGCTCTGGCTGCCCCAAAACACGCGCGCGAAGGGGTCAGACGTGCCCGAGATGTCTCGGGGGGCCAGGTCCCTGGGGACAGATGAAGAAAGGAGTGGGGGCGACACAGGACCCCCGAGCACCAAGACCCCAGCTGGACCCTGGGAAAGGGGTTCAGGTTGGACCATTCAGATGCCACTGGTTTCCATGACAACGAACCGCTCCATTGGAGGGACCGAGCGAGGAGCGCTCCCGCCGTGCCCGTCCAACCCCGGTACCTGCCTGTGGACTAACGCGACCCTACGAGGAGGCACcagtagatgaggaaaccgaggcacagacaGGTCGAGTCCTGCCTCACGAAGCCCAGCAGGTgcacaggggaggggaagggagcctcagtttccctggagCCCCTGGATGGGAGGACAGGCCAAAGGACAAGGTGCCAGGgttcaaagcctggctctgccattcactGGCCGGGCGAcactgggagcctcagtttcctcatctggcaAATGGGAGTAAGAACAGACCAATCTCTCAGGGccaagggttaaatgagatgaagtGTGGTGACTGctcagctcattcattcattcaacaaacactcatGCCCACACCCTGCCTGGGACCCAAGAAAAGGCACGAGGCAGAGACCCCCTACCTCTGGTTGCCATGACAACCCAAAAGTCTCACCTCAGTCAGCCTCCCCCATCCTTCCTGAGGTCCCCCAAATCCAGGGACATCTCCCCCCACCAGGGGCTGCCTGCTGCTTCCTGCTGCTCATCTCCCACCCCTGCTCAGCATCCAAAGCCTTCTCTGGTTTCCTAGGAGCCAGCCCAGTTGCTAAGCGACAGCGATCGGTCCCTCTCCTGCTTGCAAGGATCCTGCACAACCttgtggctggggaggaggccaTGGGCACAAAGCAGACGAggagcccctgccccaggctgagTCCTTTTGCCTGTCCTCTACCCCTGCGTACTCCATCCAGACTCCAGGGAGCCCCAGCTGGGGGAAGAAATCTGGCGGTGtgggagaggcacagagagggcaagaAAGGGccttaaagtcacacagcagacTAGAAATAGAGATCCTCTCCTACCTGGGCGAAGATTGGCCTAAAAGTGAAGGCTGGAGGTGTAAGGTGTGAAGATAAGGCAGAAAGACAAGAGGGGagatgagagggaaggagggtggaagtatttaaggaagcagaaggatggggcgctgaggaagagggaaggggagcagagagtGATAAACAGGCAGGAGGAAAGATGGGTGTCCCATGCGCTGGTGCCCCGGGAGGGTCATCTGTGGGTTTCACtggtcctgcctctgccttccttctggtGTTTCCTGGGGGCAGGACCCACCTTCCCTCACTGCCAGCCCACAGGGCTTAGGCGGCTgatccctccctccactccaggAATGGGCTTACAACTCAGGCCTGACCAACGAGAGTCAGTGTCATTGGTTCAGAGACGGGCATATGCCCCAAAGTGAGCCAATAAGAATTAGCCCCAGGACATTGGTTGGAAATGGTGAGAGACGGAAGTTCTTTTTCAGTTGGAGCAGCCAAGGTGGTAAGATGCCAGCCTGGGGCTGCTGGGGTCATCTTTGCCCCCACCTGGGGGGAGATTCCCTGAGAATGAAGCTAACACAAAAGACAGCCGAGGAATCTGTATCTACAGATTTCTGATGTCACTGtttgagcacctggatccagccatgcctgaagctacATGTCATTCATATGAGCCAATCTGCTCAAGCCAGTATGAATTGGGTATCTATTGCTCACAATTTGATTAATACACCTCCACACTCATGTGTCTGGCCATCCTGAGTGTCTGGCCTTTGTTTGCCGGTCACTGGGGACCCAACAAGGATTTCGCTGGTGCTTTAACCCCAGAAACCTGCAATCTGGTAGCTTGGACTGTTTGCCTACAAGGGATCCTGTTTGAGCCCAGGGGTGTCCCAGGAGTGAGGTGATCTCACAGGCCAAGGCATCTGGGGTTACCCAGTGGATTCCCGCTCATTCTCcgagcaccccccaccccagcccacatCAGGACCATACCTGGCCTGGAGCACATGACAGCGAAGACAACGGCCCAGTGCATCCTCCAGCATCTGCACGGCCAGGCAGATCTCACCCTGTACCTCTGCATCTGGGTCCACGCGGCTCAGGTTGATCCAGCTATCGattcctggagggcagaggcgccaacatttattaagcacctactgtgtgcaaggcatcGTGTTAACCTAAAAGCTGAATTAACATGAAAAACGTGTTAAGTCCTGGCCTTCCTGGGAGCCTTCCGGTGGAGGTACCGTGATTACCCCCCTTCCAGATAAGGAACGTGAGGCACAGGGGGGAGCCCTTTGCCCACGGCCCCACTGGGAACGGCAGAGCTAGGAGTTAAAGGCAGGCAGACAGCTCTGGGGCCACTGCCCTTAACCAAGCATCGCCACGCTCTTCACGCTGGCACAGAAAGCCCTCCAT
This genomic interval carries:
- the RASAL1 gene encoding rasGAP-activating-like protein 1 isoform X1; translated protein: MAKSSSLNVRVVEGRALPAKDVSGSSDPYCIVKVDDEVVARTATVWRSLSPFWGEEYTVHLPLDFHQLAFYVLDEDTVGHDDVIGKVSLSRDAIAADPRGIDSWINLSRVDPDAEVQGEICLAVQMLEDALGRCLRCHVLQARDLAPRDISGTSDPFARVFWGSQSVETSTIKKTRFPRWDEVLELRAALGAPSPLRVELWDWDMVGKNDFLGMVEFPPQVLQQKPPNGWFRLRPFPRAEEDSGGSLGALRLKVRLTEDRVLPSRYYRPLSELLATAVLGPAEEDAASPLAVLEELTSGDCRQDLATRLVKLFLGQGLAGPFLDYLTRREVARTTDPNTLFRSNSLASKSMEQFMKLVGMPYLHEVLQPVISRVFEEKKYMELDPCKMELGRTRRISFKGAPSEEHVREASLGLLTGYLGAIVDAIVGSAGRCPAVMRLAFKHLHQRVEERFPQTEHEDVKYLAISGFLFLRFFAPAILTPKLFDLRDQHADPQTSRSLLLLAKAVQSIGNLGQQLGQGKEVWMAPLHPFLLRSVSRVRDFLDRLVDVDEEEEAGGPARALVPRSATVREGYLLKRKEEPGGLAPRFAFKKRYFRLSADALSYAKSPEWQTRSSIPVSHIRAVERVDEGAFQLPHVMQVVTQDGAGALHTTYLQCKNVNELSQWLSALRKASAPNPDKLAACHPGAFRSARWTCCLRAERSAAGCSRTHAAVTLGDWRDPLDPDAETQMVYRQLLLGRDQLRRKFLENSSVDTTPEAGTVKGSGSLEGACPDALARQKAAAARLLEVLADLDRAHEEFQQQEEGTVAPGPLGP
- the RASAL1 gene encoding rasGAP-activating-like protein 1 isoform X2: MAKSSSLNVRVVEGRALPAKDVSGSSDPYCIVKVDDEVVARTATVWRSLSPFWGEEYTVHLPLDFHQLAFYVLDEDTVGHDDVIGKVSLSRDAIAADPRGIDSWINLSRVDPDAEVQGEICLAVQMLEDALGRCLRCHVLQARDLAPRDISGTSDPFARVFWGSQSVETSTIKKTRFPRWDEVLELRAALGAPSPLRVELWDWDMVGKNDFLGMVEFPPQVLQQKPPNGWFRLRPFPRAEEDSGGSLGALRLKVRLTEDRVLPSRYYRPLSELLATAVLGPAEEDAASPLAVLEELTSGDCRQDLATRLVKLFLGQGLAGPFLDYLTRREVARTTDPNTLFRSNSLASKSMEQFMKLVGMPYLHEVLQPVISRVFEEKKYMELDPCKMELGRTRRISFKGAPSEEHVREASLGLLTGYLGAIVDAIVGSAGRCPAVMRLAFKHLHQRVEERFPQTEHEDVKYLAISGFLFLRFFAPAILTPKLFDLRDQHADPQTSRSLLLLAKAVQSIGNLGQQLGQGKEVWMAPLHPFLLRSVSRVRDFLDRLVDVDEEEEAGGPARALVPRSATVREGYLLKRKEEPGGLAPRFAFKKRYFRLSADALSYAKSPEWQNVNELSQWLSALRKASAPNPDKLAACHPGAFRSARWTCCLRAERSAAGCSRTHAAVTLGDWRDPLDPDAETQMVYRQLLLGRDQLRRKFLENSSVDTTPEAGTVKGSGSLEGACPDALARQKAAAARLLEVLADLDRAHEEFQQQEEGTVAPGPLGP
- the RASAL1 gene encoding rasGAP-activating-like protein 1 isoform X3, with amino-acid sequence MAKSSSLNVRVVEGRALPAKDVSGSSDPYCIVKVDDEVVARTATVWRSLSPFWGEEYTVHLPLDFHQLAFYVLDEDTVGHDDVIGKVSLSRDAIAADPRGIDSWINLSRVDPDAEVQGEICLAVQMLEDALGRCLRCHVLQARDLAPRDISGTSDPFARVFWGSQSVETSTIKKTRFPRWDEVLELRAALGAPSPLRVELWDWDMVGKNDFLGMVEFPPQVLQQKPPNGWFRLRPFPRAEEDSGGSLGALRLKVRLTEDRVLPSRYYRPLSELLATAVLGPAEEDAASPLAVLEELTSGDCRQDLATRLVKLFLGQGLAGPFLDYLTRREVARTTDPNTLFRSNSLASKSMEQFMKLVGMPYLHEVLQPVISRVFEEKKYMELDPCKMELGRTRRISFKGAPSEEHVREASLGLLTGYLGAIVDAIVGSAGRCPAVMRLAFKHLHQRVEERFPQTEHEDVKYLAISGFLFLRFFAPAILTPKLFDLRDQHADPQTSRSLLLLAKAVQSIGNLGQQLGQGKEVWMAPLHPFLLRSVSRVRDFLDRLVDVDEEEEAGGPARALVPRSATVREGYLLKRKEEPGGLAPRFAFKKRYFRLSADALSYAKSPEWQTRSSIPVSHIRAVERVDEGAFQLPHVMQVVTQDGAGALHTTYLQCKPLAAAAHTRPSPWGTGGTRWIRMLRRRWCIGSCSWGGTSSGGNSWRILAWTRLRRLAQ